In Syntrophotaleaceae bacterium, the DNA window TGCTCACGGCACCCCGCCCGCAACACCTGGCCACCGCCGGGGAACGGATCTTCAAGGAACAGATCGCCGTCCTCGAAGGAGCCCTGGATGGAGACGAGGAATTGAAGACCCGGATTCGCCGCCTGCGCGGGGTTCTGGACTGGGACATTTATACCGATTACGACCGGCGCCTGACCGAGGCCCATCATCATCTGCTGGAACTGAACCGTGACATCGAGGCCCTGCAGGAGCAATATGCGGCCTTTGTGCGGATTCGTCAGGCGGCGACCCAGAGCTACCAGGGCTACGATCATGGGATCCGGCGCCAGCGGCAGCGAATCAGGGATGCCGAGGAACAGGTGACGGTGCTGATGGCCCGGCAGGGTCATTTCCTGGAGGAGATGGCCGTCGCCGAACTTGCAGCCCGTCAGGACCGACTGGCGGAATATCAGATCAAGGCCCGTTTCTCCCTGGCGGACAGTTACGATCGTGCCGCCCGGGCCGAAGGCCTGAAGAAGGTGGAGCCATGATCCGCACACGAAACCTGCTGCTGGCACTGCCCCTGGTCCTCTTTGCCTGTTCGCCCCTCGACGAACGGGGTACGATCGCCCAGTTGCGCGACAAACAGATCGAAATCAGGGAAGAAAAGGTGGTCGGCGGCCTCGAGAAGGCGATGGAAAGCTACCAGCATTTTCTCCGGGAGACGACGGACTCGCCTCTGGCTCCCGAAGCGATTCGTCGCCTCGCCGATCTCAAGGTGGAAAAGGAGTACGGAATCATTACCGATGGCACAGGTTCGGGCGCCGCCCTGCCCTCGGCAATGCCGGCTCCGGATACCTCCAGGCCTAAGGAAATCGCGGCGAACAAACCTGCCGCTGCTGTGCCGGGCGGCGAATCGGACGTCGATTTCGAACGGCGGGCCAGCCGTGCGGAAGTTGCGGCGATCGTCGAAGGGGAGCGGCCGGAGCCGGTTGCCGCCACAGACGACCTGGAAAGAGCAGGGGCACTCGAGGCAATCGAACTGTATCAGAAACTGCTGCGGGAATATCCGCTTTACGACCGCAACGACCAGGTGCTGTACCAGATGTCCCGTGCCTACGAGGAACTGGGCCGGGTCGACGAGGCCATGGAGGTCATGAACCGGCTGGTCCGGGATTACCCGAGGTCGCGTTATCTGGACGAGGTGCAATTCCGACGCGCCGAATTCTTCTTCACCCGGCGCAGGTACCTGGAAGCCGAGGACGCCTACACGTCGATCGTGGAGACCGGCGTGGCCTCCTCCTTCTATCAATTCGCCCTCTACAAGCTGGGTTGGACCTTCTATAAACAGGAACTTTACGAAGACGGCTTGGACCGGTTCGTCGCCCTGCTGGACCATCAGGTGGCGGTTGGGTACGACTTCGAACAGACCGAAGACGAGCCGGAACGCAAGCGGATGGACGATACCTTCCGCGTCATCAGCCTGAGCTTTTCCTATCTCGGCGGCGCGGACGTGGTAGTCGACTATTTTGGCACGCGGGGGCGGCGCAGCTTCGAGGACCGGATCTATTCCAATCTCGCCGAATATTATTACGACAAAAGGCGTTACGCCGACGCTACCGCAACCTACGACGCCTTCGTCAGCCGCAATCCTTTCCACAAGATGGCGCCCCATTTCGACATGCGGGTGATCGAGATCAACATGGCCGGCGGCTTCCCCAGTCTGGTCATCGATTCGAAAAAGACTTTCGCCACCCGCTACGGTCTCAAGGCGGATTACTGGCAGCATTTCGACCCTTCCGAAAATCCCCAGGTCCTCGGCTATCTGAAAACCAACCTGAAGGACCTGGCCAACCACTACCACGCCCTCTACCAGAACCCGAAACAGGCTGAAGAGAAACCGGCAAATTTCACCGAGGCCCTCCACTGGTACCGGGAATTCCTGGCGTCCTTCCCGAAGGAAACGGAATCGCCGGACATCAATTACCAGTTGGCCGACCTGCTTTTGGAAAACCGCTCCTTTGCCGACGCGGCAATGGAGTACGAAAAAACCGCTTACGATTATCCCGCCCACGAAAAATCGTCCAAGGCGGGCTATGCCGCCGTTTTCGCCCGCCGGGAGCAGTTGGCCGCTCTTGCCGAGGACCGGCGGGATCCGGTGCGCCGCCAGGTGGTAACGAGTTCCTTGCGCTTTGCCGAAACCTTCCCCGAACACGAGCAGGCGGCCATCGTACTGGGTGCGGCGGCGGACGACCTCTACGCCCTGAAGGATTTCGAGCAGGCGATGGTCACTGCAGACAAACTGATCCAGTCCTTTCCGCAGGCGGACCCCAATGTTCAGCGCAGTGCCTGGCTGATCGTCGCCCATGCCTCCTATGAGCTGTCGCGCTACGCCGAGGCTGAGAACGCCTACGTCAAAGTCCTGGCCATGCTGGCGCCGGAGGACGAATTGCGGGCAAGTCTGACCGACAACCTGGCGGCCTCGATCTACAAGCAGGGCGAGGCGGCCAATGCCGCCGAGGATTACCGGCTGGCGGCCGATCATTTTCTACGGGTGGGCCGGATGGCGCCGAGTTCCAAGATCAGGCCGAACGCGGAGTATGATGCCGCGACCGCTCTTATCCTGCTCAAGGACTGGAGCGCCGCCGCCGTCGTGCTGACCGGATTCCGCGAATCCTTCCCGGAACACGAGCTTCAGCCCGAGGTCACCAAGAAGATCGCCTTTGTCTACCGGGAGGACGGGCGGCTGGCCCAGGCCGCAGAGGAGTACGAGAGGATCGAAAGGGAGTCCG includes these proteins:
- a CDS encoding tetratricopeptide repeat protein, which encodes MIRTRNLLLALPLVLFACSPLDERGTIAQLRDKQIEIREEKVVGGLEKAMESYQHFLRETTDSPLAPEAIRRLADLKVEKEYGIITDGTGSGAALPSAMPAPDTSRPKEIAANKPAAAVPGGESDVDFERRASRAEVAAIVEGERPEPVAATDDLERAGALEAIELYQKLLREYPLYDRNDQVLYQMSRAYEELGRVDEAMEVMNRLVRDYPRSRYLDEVQFRRAEFFFTRRRYLEAEDAYTSIVETGVASSFYQFALYKLGWTFYKQELYEDGLDRFVALLDHQVAVGYDFEQTEDEPERKRMDDTFRVISLSFSYLGGADVVVDYFGTRGRRSFEDRIYSNLAEYYYDKRRYADATATYDAFVSRNPFHKMAPHFDMRVIEINMAGGFPSLVIDSKKTFATRYGLKADYWQHFDPSENPQVLGYLKTNLKDLANHYHALYQNPKQAEEKPANFTEALHWYREFLASFPKETESPDINYQLADLLLENRSFADAAMEYEKTAYDYPAHEKSSKAGYAAVFARREQLAALAEDRRDPVRRQVVTSSLRFAETFPEHEQAAIVLGAAADDLYALKDFEQAMVTADKLIQSFPQADPNVQRSAWLIVAHASYELSRYAEAENAYVKVLAMLAPEDELRASLTDNLAASIYKQGEAANAAEDYRLAADHFLRVGRMAPSSKIRPNAEYDAATALILLKDWSAAAVVLTGFRESFPEHELQPEVTKKIAFVYREDGRLAQAAEEYERIERESEDPEVRREALLVAADLYIEAERKDRALDVYRRYVADFPKPVELNLETRNKIAEFLKTDNRVAYLEQLKKIVSIEASAGGERTERTRYLAAKAALVLAEQNFDRFVNIRLVKPFQDNLRKKQDLMKVATRDFGKLLDYEIAEVTAASTFYMAEIYAHFSKALMISERPDLTFDSYTIQPGDNLTKIAKRTKCDISRIVNANDLNKSKILVAGKKLKIPRGLYPEELEQYELALEEQAYPFEEKAIKVHESNLQLLSQGIFNDWVNRSLEKLAVFVPARYARAEEASSAIPSPGHYTFAIVRPVSSPAEDPAEVENKVQTPDGEAATGEQSEPELPNAAAQQQG